GGCCAGGGGCCTGGCAGCCACATCTCCCAGCCTGCCTTCTCCACGCCAGAGGCCGTTTCCTCTCCCCGCTCAGGGCGTAGCTCCCAGGCACCGTATCCGGAGCTGTGCCGTGCTTGTTTCCCACCCTCGCTGCCTTTGTGGCCGCTGGGGCAGTTTGGCATCCTGGTATTATTTTCATTCCCTGAGACCGGAGGAAAACTGGAGGCTGGATGGATAAAGCCTGGCTAAAAGGAGGCCTGTGACTTATTAGGAGGGATGAATGCAGTGTCCAAAAATAGCCCGTGTCTCACTCGGTttgtgccctgcccagcagagccagcaatTACAGGGGAACGTGTCTTTAGGGAAACTTGGTTGTGGGTTGTGCAGGAGCTCGCTGGCTCCCTGCTGTGTCAGGCACTGAACTGAGCACATGGTTTTTTCCCAGCTTGAAGCAACACGTAGGTAGTTGTTTTCTTGGTGTTAACTCAGGTTTTACCTTGCTGGCAGCTTTTTGGTGGTAGGAGAAAGTATTGAAAGTGGCTAAAACCTGTTTGAATTCACTGATAATTAGAAACGGAGTTGCTATGTGCATCCTGTCTAAGAGAGGCTTTGCACAGGTGTTATTAGACACACATAGGTGTATTTGTGACTGATGATTTTTGGGATGTGGGGAGAGGTGAGGGGTCCCTGGCTGCACACTAGGGTTTGGAGCTGTGGTGGAGGCTCCTGACTGCTGCCCATGTTGGCACAGGAGCTGTTAAAATCCTGAAAATAGTTCAGCAACTGCAGAAATACCCTTGTGTGGGTAATCCCCTGCAGGCAGAGAGGCACCAACCTTTGGTGCCCTTTCTAGTGGCAACGTTCCTTGGGCTTAAAGGATGAAAGTTCTgatctccagctgcagagggggAATTAAATGAACCCTGGTGAGTATGGGGTGAGAAGATTTGGGCTGTGATTCAACAGAGCAAAAAATACCCCTATCCCCTCAGAGTGTGGTGCCTCTTGAGTCCTGTAGCTACCATTATTTGAAATGCTCGTACCTGAGTGAGCTGAAAGTGTTGCTGATGATCAATGTGCTTGTCCCTGATGTCattatttcctctcttcctgAAGAACTTCGAGGTGGAAGCTGATGACCTGGTGAGCATTTCAGAGCTGGGCCGTGGGGCCTATGGTGTGGTGGAGAAGGTCCGGCATGCACAGAGTGGCACCATCATGGCTGTGAAGGTGAGGACACCTGAGGGGACTGGGGTCAGCAGGGGCAGCTccaagggagcagagctgctgctgaactaCACTGGTTGTGACAAAATGGGGATAGGCTTATCTGGGTTTGGCAGCCCGTGGTGTTCCTGGTGTGGTTTGGCCGGTGAAGGGTCTGTGCTGATACTGGCTGGGCATGGTGGGATTGATAACAGGTTTGGAAATCCAGGATTGGTGCCTGTAGTGCAAGGCTGGGATGTCAGAGTATCTGTCCAGGCTGCTGGCCTGGCTCTGCATCCTCTGCAGAGTGTGCCAAGGGTTTGGCATTCACTAGGGTTCTGTCTGGCAGAGGCAATTTGGGTGTGTcctcctgggtgctgctggctgcaaaGTAAGGATAGAACACCCTGACTTCAGAGCTGCAGGTCCTGAGTCAGACTGGGGGATGATGGTGTTACCCCACCTATACCAAACCCTTCTTCTTTCCTGTTTGTCCCAGAGGATTCGAGCCACTGTGAACACTCAGGAGCAGAAGAGGTTGTTGATGGACCTGGACATCTCCATGAGGACAGTTGACTGCTTCTACACAGTGACCTTCTACGGAGCCCTCTTCCGTGAGGTACTGACCTGGTGGGTgcctgggggcacctggggctaTGGGATTGCACTGGAGGCACCAAACTGTCCCCAAACACCTCTGTGTTCCTCAGCCCAGCTCTTTACCTCCCTTGGTTTTCCAGGGAATTCCCTCTCATCTGCTTTCTCCCCATCTGCAGGGTGATGTGTGGATCTGCATGGAACTCATGGACACCTCCCTAGATAAATTCTACAAGAAAGtgctggagaagaagaaaaccatCCCTGAAGACATTCTGGGGAAAATGGCTGTGTCTGTGAGTAGCTCTTGGGTTCTTAGATGGGTTTGTGCATGCCCTGATCCTGCTGGAGGGCTCTCCTGAGGCCTTTGGTGTGTTTGCAGtgagaggctgctgctgtgtgtgacTTATGGGtgcttttcattctgtttgtCCCCAGATTGTACGAGCTCTGGAGCACCTGCACAGTAAACTGTCTGTAATCCATAGAGGTAAATGCTGGATGGGGTTAGTGGAGTGTGGCTGGAGATGAAATCTTGAAATAAGCTATGGGAGGCTCCTTTCCAGATGTGCTGTGTCCTTCTGGGATGCCTAAAGTGGAATTTGCTGATGCTTAGGACTGTGGTGAACAGATCTAGATGCTTGTTCTTGAGGTGCTTCCCATTTTGCATCTCCTTTCCAAATGAAGGGTTGAATGTAACAACAGAATTCCTCACTACATATATTTTATGAGCGTCTCTGTCCCTCTTGGAGTACAGAAGTGCCTTGAAGGCAGCTCTTGGaaataaaatccccaaatcctcctggctggGTGGTTTTAGCAAAGTGAGGGCTGAAGGAAGCCTTACAAAATCACAGATGGGAATTGTAACACCCAGATCTTGCTCTGCATCCTGGTTAAGTCCCTCATGTAGTTGTGGAGGGAGCAGGATGTGCATGAGACAAACTGTCATGAAGATTTGGTAGAGCTGTGCTTTTAGGGCTATGCTGGGCACATAAATCTCTCCTAAAGAACTGGTGATAAACTTcacaacattttatttctacCTTTTGACCTGCCTGGTTGGAGATGGGACTTGTTCTCCCTGAAGGACATGGTTGTAGTTTATCTGTGAATGGCTTTTACTGCAATAAGACTGGTGGGATTTTGCCTCCCTCCCCTTGTGTTGGGACCTGCCTGGTCCCTCCCAGGCCTGCAGGGAATTGCCTGTTTTGTCTCAGACCCTTCAATACCCCTGAAAATGCCCAATTTGCCTTCTTGTATTTCCTCTTAGACGTGAAACCTTCCAATGTGCTGATCAACAAGGAGGGACACGTGAAGATGTGCGACTTTGGGATCAGTGGGTACTTGGTGGACTCTGTGGCCAAGACCATGGATGCTGGCTGCAAACCCTACATGGCTGTAAGTGCTACCCTGTGCAGCCTCAGCCCTGACTGTAAAAGGCTGCTGCTTAGAAATCAGTCTGTTCTACCTCCACCCTGAGATAAAAGCCACTCAAGAGTGTTCTGCACTCCCTGACTCAGCAGAGCCTCCCTTTAAGCCCAGTTCTGTGTGTTAATCCCACAGTGAttctccctctgtcccttcCATTTGCAGAAGGATACAAAACTGGCTGGTGCTGGTTGTGGCACTGCTCACTGCTCTTTGATAGAAAGTTCTGAGGCTTTTCTTGGCAAGATCATTTAGTTTCATCCTCAAGTCAGTACAAATTTCCCTTTGCTGTCTGTGGCATCCATGTGGGAAGTGTGTGCTCCTGAGGCAGGGATCCTGCAATTTCACTCTCTTGCAAAGAGGGAGAGCTGATGTGAGTTGTGTGGTGGAGCAAGATGTGGCTTTAATCA
The Cinclus cinclus chromosome 16, bCinCin1.1, whole genome shotgun sequence DNA segment above includes these coding regions:
- the MAP2K3 gene encoding dual specificity mitogen-activated protein kinase kinase 3 isoform X1 — translated: MDKKQDSKGSLEPHKPVKGKKKRDLRITCVPIKPPIANTTPPRNLDSRTFITIGDKNFEVEADDLVSISELGRGAYGVVEKVRHAQSGTIMAVKRIRATVNTQEQKRLLMDLDISMRTVDCFYTVTFYGALFREGDVWICMELMDTSLDKFYKKVLEKKKTIPEDILGKMAVSIVRALEHLHSKLSVIHRDVKPSNVLINKEGHVKMCDFGISGYLVDSVAKTMDAGCKPYMAPERINPELNQKGYNVKSDVWSLGITMIELAILRFPYESWGTPFQQLKQVVEEPSPQLPPERFSKEFVDFTAQCLRKNPAERMNYLELMEHPFFTLHDTKETDMASFVTEILGEDS
- the MAP2K3 gene encoding dual specificity mitogen-activated protein kinase kinase 3 isoform X3, which encodes MEGRDSKGSLEPHKPVKGKKKRDLRITCVPIKPPIANTTPPRNLDSRTFITIGDKNFEVEADDLVSISELGRGAYGVVEKVRHAQSGTIMAVKRIRATVNTQEQKRLLMDLDISMRTVDCFYTVTFYGALFREGDVWICMELMDTSLDKFYKKVLEKKKTIPEDILGKMAVSIVRALEHLHSKLSVIHRDVKPSNVLINKEGHVKMCDFGISGYLVDSVAKTMDAGCKPYMAPERINPELNQKGYNVKSDVWSLGITMIELAILRFPYESWGTPFQQLKQVVEEPSPQLPPERFSKEFVDFTAQCLRKNPAERMNYLELMEHPFFTLHDTKETDMASFVTEILGEDS
- the MAP2K3 gene encoding dual specificity mitogen-activated protein kinase kinase 3 isoform X2; this encodes MSLPRDSKGSLEPHKPVKGKKKRDLRITCVPIKPPIANTTPPRNLDSRTFITIGDKNFEVEADDLVSISELGRGAYGVVEKVRHAQSGTIMAVKRIRATVNTQEQKRLLMDLDISMRTVDCFYTVTFYGALFREGDVWICMELMDTSLDKFYKKVLEKKKTIPEDILGKMAVSIVRALEHLHSKLSVIHRDVKPSNVLINKEGHVKMCDFGISGYLVDSVAKTMDAGCKPYMAPERINPELNQKGYNVKSDVWSLGITMIELAILRFPYESWGTPFQQLKQVVEEPSPQLPPERFSKEFVDFTAQCLRKNPAERMNYLELMEHPFFTLHDTKETDMASFVTEILGEDS